The genomic region GCTCCTGAAGAAGACCTTCTGCGTATGCTAAAGCTGTGCTACCTATATCCCCCCTTTTCACATCAGCTATGGTTAGAACATCTTTTTCTTTACAATACTTTAAGGTTTCATAAAAGGCTTCAATCCCTGCCAACCCGTAGCGCTCATAAAATGCCACCTGAACCTTTATGGCAGGCGTTAAATCAGCCACACTGTCTATTATATTTTTGTTGAACTCCAAAAACATCTGAGGGATGTTTTCCTTTTGCACCGATACATTATACTTTTTTTGTAAAAACTCAGGCATCATTTCCATGGTAGGATCTAACCCCACCACACATGGGTTGTTTTTTTCTTTTATTGCTTTAGAAAGCTTTGCTGCAAACATATTACCCCTCCTTCTCATTATTTTTATAAGCTATGTTCCCATCGACTATAGTCATGTGAACATCACCCTTTCCTGCTTTAAAGGCAAAGGGTGTTTTTTGTCCCTTAGAAAATCTAGGTTTTTCTTCTATGATATACTCTTTATCCATATCAACTATGGTAAGGTCAGCTGGTACACCTTGTTTAATTTCTCCGCCTGTAAGCCCTAATATTTTATGGGGTTTTTCGCTTAATAACTCCACAACTTTAGCTAGTGTAAGCTTCCCTTTGTTGACTAAATCCAACATAAGCTTTGCTGTAGTCTCTAACCCTACAATTCCAAATGGAGATTTTTCAACCTCCATTTTCTCCTCAGGACTATGAGGTGCATGATCTGTAGCTACTGCATCTATTACTCCAGTTTTTATTGCATCTAAAACAGCTAGCCTGTCTGCTTCGCTTCTAAGAGGAGGGTTAACCTTTGCAATTGCCCCCATTTCTTCAACAGCTTTGTCGGTTAATAAAAAGTGATGGGGGCAAGCCTCCGCTGTAACTGGCACTCCATTTCTTTTAGCTTCTGCTATAAGATTTACACTTTCTTTAGTACTAACATGCGCTATATGCACAGGTGTATTATGCCTTTTAGCAAGCCCTATCTCCCTTTTGACCATCTGCCACTCAGATTTGTTGGAAATGCCTTTTATCCCTAATTTTTCGCTTACTTCACCTTTATTTATATGTCCGTCTTCTTTTACTTCACAGTGAGAAACAATAGTCTTATTCAAACTACTACCTTTTAATAGCGCCTTTTCCATCATATCTTTTTCTACTACCGGCTGACCGTCATCTGAAAATCCAATCACCATATCAGATACAGCCTCAAAATTTACTAATTCTCTACCTTGCTGCTGAAAAGTTTTGCTAGAAAAAGCAAACACTTTACATACACCCTCTTTTTTTCCCCTTTCAAGAAATCTAGCAATTTCTTTTTTGTTATCTAATACTGGGTTGGTGTTTGGCATGGCACAAACCGCCGTAAACCCACCTGCCACTGCTGCCTTTGTCCCCGACTCTATATTTTCTTTATATTCTTGCCCGGGGGTACGTAGGTGAGTATGGATATCTATAAATCCAGGGAGCACAACTTTGCCTGTAATATCTACAGATGGTAGGTCTTTTTCTATCTTATCTGAAATCTTTACTATCTTGCCACTTTCCACTAAAATATCTGCTTTGCTTAGCTTACCTTTTATAAAGATACTTCCATTTTTAAAGAGCATCTCTTTTCCCCCTTTTTTGCATAAAAAAAGACAACAAACCTAAGTGTGGGGTCTGTTGTTTCTGTTGTATAGTTAGCTTTAACATGATATTTTCCTCCTTTTTAGTCTCTCTGGACTAATTTTAAAAAAGGTTACTTATATTTAGACAAAATTTTTTTGCCTCTCGGGCAAAATTAAAATTTACTAGCTTGCAATAAAGCTTACACCCTAGCATCTCATTTGTCAAGGATAAAATTACAAAAGGTAACTCCCCTTAAACATCTCTGCAAATTCTGTTAGGTAAAAGCTAAAAAAATGTTTGCAATTTTTTTTAGGATATGCTATAGTTTTTGACAAGAAATATTCACTTTCTTTAATTCGGTCCAGAGAGGCCATAAGGAGGTCAACAACAATGAAATTAAACTGTAAACATTTGTGTCATTCTTTAGATTTATCTTTGGAGGAGTTAGACTATCTTTTTAATTTAGCAAAAGAAATGAAAAAAAATCCTGCTAAGTATAGCAACTCACTAGCAGGACATATTTTAGGAACGTTGTTTTTTGAACCCAGTACTCGAACCCGACTTAGCTTTGAATCTGCAATGCTTAGGTTGGGTGGTCAAGTGTTGGGTTTTTCTGATTCCGATCAAAGTTCTGCAAAAAAAGGGGAAGGCCTTTGGGACACCGTAAGAGTTATGGACGGGTATTGCGATATTATGGTTATACGCCATCCAAAAGAGGGTTCCTCATTATTAGCGTCAGAGTACTCACAGGTGCCTGTTATAAACGGTGGTGACGGAGGACATCAACATCCCACTCAAACTCTTACCGACTTATTTACAATAGTTACTGAAAAAGGTAGTTTAGAAAACAAAAACTTTGCTTTTGTAGGAGACTTAAAGCATGGGCGAACTGTTCATTCTACACTGCTTGCTTTAGCTAGATATAAAGGAAACAAGTTTACACTTATCTCTCCTTCAGAGCTTAAAATTCCTGCTTACCTAAGAGAACAACTTACTAAAATGGGCGCAGAGTTTGAAGAAAGCACAGACTTAAAATCAGCAATTTCTGATGCCGATGTGCTATATTCGACGAGAATTCAAAAAGAACGCTTTTTCAATGAAGAAGACTATCTAAAACTAAAAGATAACTACATCATCAACAACTGTGTGTTATCACACGGCAAAAAAGATATGCTTGTCCTTCACCCCTTACCTAGAGTTAATGAGATTTCAATAGAAGTGGATAGCGACCCACGAGCTGGTTTTTTCCGCCAAGCAAAGCTGGGAGTCTATATTCGCATGGCATTAATTCATACACTAATTAAAGGGGGACATACCAATGCTTAAGGTAGCATCTATAAAAAATGGTGTTGTAATTGACCATATTACTCCAGGAAACGGATTAAAAATCTTTTCAAAACTAAACTTAAAAGATATCGACGAGCCTGTTATTTTGCTAAGAAATGCAGACAGTTCAAAAGCTGGTAAAAAAGATGTGGTCAAAATTGAAA from Proteinivorax hydrogeniformans harbors:
- the pyrB gene encoding aspartate carbamoyltransferase, giving the protein MKLNCKHLCHSLDLSLEELDYLFNLAKEMKKNPAKYSNSLAGHILGTLFFEPSTRTRLSFESAMLRLGGQVLGFSDSDQSSAKKGEGLWDTVRVMDGYCDIMVIRHPKEGSSLLASEYSQVPVINGGDGGHQHPTQTLTDLFTIVTEKGSLENKNFAFVGDLKHGRTVHSTLLALARYKGNKFTLISPSELKIPAYLREQLTKMGAEFEESTDLKSAISDADVLYSTRIQKERFFNEEDYLKLKDNYIINNCVLSHGKKDMLVLHPLPRVNEISIEVDSDPRAGFFRQAKLGVYIRMALIHTLIKGGHTNA
- a CDS encoding dihydroorotase is translated as MLFKNGSIFIKGKLSKADILVESGKIVKISDKIEKDLPSVDITGKVVLPGFIDIHTHLRTPGQEYKENIESGTKAAVAGGFTAVCAMPNTNPVLDNKKEIARFLERGKKEGVCKVFAFSSKTFQQQGRELVNFEAVSDMVIGFSDDGQPVVEKDMMEKALLKGSSLNKTIVSHCEVKEDGHINKGEVSEKLGIKGISNKSEWQMVKREIGLAKRHNTPVHIAHVSTKESVNLIAEAKRNGVPVTAEACPHHFLLTDKAVEEMGAIAKVNPPLRSEADRLAVLDAIKTGVIDAVATDHAPHSPEEKMEVEKSPFGIVGLETTAKLMLDLVNKGKLTLAKVVELLSEKPHKILGLTGGEIKQGVPADLTIVDMDKEYIIEEKPRFSKGQKTPFAFKAGKGDVHMTIVDGNIAYKNNEKEG